In Mytilus trossulus isolate FHL-02 chromosome 6, PNRI_Mtr1.1.1.hap1, whole genome shotgun sequence, a single window of DNA contains:
- the LOC134723755 gene encoding uncharacterized protein LOC134723755, with amino-acid sequence MKHLPPLDVNTGKVQPRRLYHYRILVLCMFCTFVYAYLYISISYRTKTISMIMDNTLTDLQYLQSNLEKLLRPINSKLNRSTTNTDSYEIIRNKKKIDGDSKQLLVLFTTFTTKSEKFVCRNNTLNNWNSFGTGVKPVFFSDDQHLFKGIKEKGWDVIPPTKTAIGVPILKYMYLEVMKRYSAHFYAYVNGDIIFTQNLNDTLHFILNSNINHSEPMLIVGQRTNVKEVTAEQASTFENITKVSKKGKLFTTWGADYFITNSVYPWKECPEVVIGRRAYDNWLILNARKRKHTTIDATKTLLAIHQTTKSGDTEGHTHPNGNFNAKLLSKLYKRINYAAGLTSCTSYITTRNETSKEVQLLQRKIGKACFPI; translated from the coding sequence ATGAAACATCTACCACCACTAGATGTAAACACGggcaaagtacaacctcgccgcTTATACCATTACAGAATATTAGTTTTGTGTATGTtctgtacatttgtatatgcatACCTCTATATCAGTATTTCATACAGAACGAAAACAATTTCCATGATAATGGACAACACACTAACTGATCTGCAGTATTTACAAAGTAACTTGGAAAAATTATTGAGACCTATCAACTCAAAACTAAATCGAAGTACCACAAATACCGATAGCTATGAAATTATTAGgaacaaaaaaaagattgatgGAGATTCTAAACAGTTGTTAGTGCTTTTTACTACATTTACAACGAAATCTGAAAAGTTTGTTTGCAGaaacaacactttaaataactgGAATTCATTTGGAACTGGTGTTAAACCAGTGTTTTTCTCTGACGATCAACatctttttaaaggaattaaagAAAAAGGTTGGGACGTCATCCCACCCACAAAAACCGCCATAGGAGTtccaatattgaaatatatgtatttggAGGTAATGAAGAGATATTCCGCTCATTTTTATGCTTATGTTAACGGGGACATCATATTTACACAAAATCTAAACGATACtcttcatttcattttaaattcaaacatCAACCACAGTGAGCCTATGTTGATCGTTGGTCAGCGAACAAACGTGAAGGAAGTGACTGCTGAACAAGcatctacatttgaaaatataacaaaagtttcaaaaaaaggaaaactttTTACAACCTGGGGGGCGGACTATTTTATAACGAATTCCGTCTATCCGTGGAAGGAATGCCCGGAAGTTGTGATTGGTAGAAGAGCATACGATAACTGGCTCATACTGAATGCTAGAAAACGGAAGCATACTACAATCGATGCTACTAAAACGTTATTAGCTATACACCAAACGACTAAATCGGGAGATACTGAAGGACATACGCACCCAAATggtaattttaatgcaaaattactGAGTAAACTTTACAAGCGAATCAATTATGCAGCTGGGCTGACAAGTTGTACTTCTTATATTACTACGCGCAATGAAACATCGAAGGAAGTACAGTTACTACAAAGAAAAATAGGAAAAGCATGTTTCCCTATTTGA